gttccggtaacccccggtactccggtatatgtctgaaacctcccaaaacacttccggtgtctgaacatagtcatccaatatatcgatctttacgtctcgaccatttcgagactcctcgtcatgtccgtgatcatatccgggactccgaactaccttcggtacatcaaaacatataaactcataatatcgatcgtcacaaaactttaagcgtgcggaccctacgggttcgagaactatgtagacatgacgcaTGGATCAGTAAGTTACTCTCCACAGTAGTGGGAAAGAAACCCTTCTGCAACATCTGGGTAACGACATCACATGATTCCTTTAGTTTCCCTTCTCTTCTAAACCCATGCATTACAACACTGTATGTGATATCACTTGGAGTCCACCACTCCTCTGCACTGTTGTTTAGCAATTCCCGAGCCTCTGAAGTTTTCCCAGCTTTGCAGAGACCATTTAATAATGCAGTATGTCTGACTATGTTTGGCTTGCAGCCATTCTTATACATATGCTTCATCATCTTTCTTGCTTGATCAATTTCCCCGATCCGGCAGAACCCATCAACAACTGCGCTATACGTGACAACGTCAGGGTGACATTCTTTTGAGATCATCTCACTTACAATCTCCTTTGCCTCAGTCATCCTCCCATTCAAGCAGaaagagtgcacaactgcatgccCATCAACACGGAACCTTTTCCCCTCTGACTCCCTCAAGAACTCCAACGCCTCATCTGCATGCCCATGCTTTGCAAGCACATGGATGAGCATGTTATACGTGACCTGATCTGGAAATAGACCCGCATCATTCCTCATCCTCCGAAGCAAACCCCGCACCTCTGCCATCACTGTATAATAGATAATCTTATCAGGTGGGCACCCATTTTGCAGCATCACACCGATCATCTCTAGCGCCTCAACAACCCTCCGCACGCTACACAACCCCTTGATAAGGCAATTGTATGGGACTACATCCAGCTCGACCCCAACACGTCGCATCCGGTCGCTAAACTCAAGCGCCTTGTCGATGCAGCCAGCAAAAACAAGCACATTCACCGCCACATTGCATATCGATATGTCAGGCGCGCACCCGTCCTTCTGCATGAGTTGGAGCACGCGCATGGCGGAGCGGAGCTTCCCCGCGCAGCTGTACGAGAGCATGAGGTGCGCGAACTGCTGCGTCCGGCGCCTCATGCGGCGGCGGATCATGAGGCGCATGACGTGCCGGGCGGGGTCGTGGAGCCTGGTGTGGCTGAGGGGGCTCAGCATTTCGTCGAACGCCTCCAGGGCGTGCCGGTAGCGCCACTGGCGGTCGGCCCAGCGGAAGAACTCGAACGCGGCGCGGGCGTCCGTCTGCGCCTGCGCGCGGAGCACGGCGCGGACCTGCGGCGGGGAGAGCACCCGGAGCAGGTGCCGGAGCTGCGCCTCCAGCTTCGGGGTCCACGAGCCCCGGAGCTCGAGCAGCTTGCAGGTGTCGCGCACGAGGCGGCTGCGCGACTCCTCCGCGAGGTCATCGTCGCGGGGAATCTCCTCGACGACGGGCGAGGGGGCGAGTTCTCCCGCGGCGGCCGAGGAGGATGCGGCGGCGGTGCACAGGCGGCggggctggaggaggaggagaaatggGTTTTTGGCTAGATGCCCGGCCATGGCGCCCGCTCGTGTGCGCGGGAGGAAATGCGTTTGGTGGTTGGGAAAGCGATTGGCGATGGCCGGAgggtgccgccggcggcggcggcggcgggcggcaggtcACTGgccgacgagccggagcaggcTGTGTGGGGTCACACCGTCAGGGCAGCCCATGTAACCTTTTGCTATGATGTCCAGTAGTCGTACGATTTTGCAATAAACCCCATGTGAAGGACAAACAATACCAAGCTTCTCCATCTTACACTCTTTCATCTGGCCTCACCCTCGTCTTGTGCTGTCttttaagagcaactctagcaaagTCGTCATATTGACAGCCTTCAAATGCTTATGGAGCGAGTCTGTTGAGATGGTGCGCAAACTCAGAGTCTTCATATTTGTTGCCTCCATAATTATGGTTGAGAAGAAGTGTGGTCTGTGTTCGTAGATGGTCGATGGTTGCTGCCCATGATGGTGGAGTTGGCTCGTGGGGTAAGATGGTTTGCATGAAGCACGAACATAGAAGAGGCGCAAGGACGACATATCTGGTGGTCTTTCTCAATTTTGTCGATGGGTGGTGACGGATATGAGATCCGGATGGCACGAGGATGACCCCCGCCTGACATGACCTTTTCCTAGCACGAGAGGACCAGGAAGGATGGATCTTTGGTGCATCAGTTATCGTGCCTACGGTAAACGCTGGGTAGCCAGGTGTAGAGAGGACCACTACTGAAAGTGTATAAGTAGTTTATGTACCGTGCGCCATGTTTTAGCCGACTGTGCTAGATATTAACTAATGTGTTCCCAAATTATTTTTGCACCCTCATCACTAAATTTAATAAAATCAAGAACTTTATAACCTTGAAGGCATAAAACAGCATCGAAGCGTTGGGATAAAGCTCTTGGTACATACGCTTTCTTACTTTCAGCTCATTTCTAGAAGTTTCTCAAAACATCTTATGCAAATTCTTTTTTAATTTGGCTAAAATTAGATATGAGGTAGACAAAGATGCTTGCTGATGGCATAGGAGCGACATGAATACTAGCTAGGATGCACCTTGTGATGTGGACACCGATCCATAATTAGACAGATGACTAAACATGCTTGTGTTTTATGGGTGGTGTGATAAATTTGGCACACTCATACTAAAGACTAGGTAGGTGCCGCCACAAGTTGATTGGTCTGGTTAGGATTAAAATTCAACAACATGGGGccccgatgaaataggtaaagttaCCTTAGGGTTTTCTACACTAGCAGATACACCAACATTACCGCTGGATTTGAGGCCGTTGATGCCGAAAAATGCCCCACGATTTCAATATAAATTTTTGAGACAAATCAGACAGAACCAAAGTTGAACCAGCCAATATATCGGCCACTCTCAGGCTGGGCCCGATTATTCTAGGCTAACAGCCAAATCTTCTCGGGTCCGACCCAGTTACGGTGGGCTAACCTCTAGCTCTTCTCGGGTTTGACCCAGTTATACTAGGTGATCTTGTTAGACTGGGTTGTTTTCTCTGCTCCACAACACTGCTTTGGCGTCCGAGGTTGCATACGATTTCGGATGGAGATGACCTAAATAGCAAAGTTGTTCATTTCGACGATGCGAATAACATCTTAATGCTGTTTTTTTCAtgtcaaaatctggtgtcaacaaatGTACAATCCCATTCAAGCAACAGGGCCAACGAGTATCACATAATCACATTACAAGGTCACAAAAAGAAAACAGTTGTGGCCTAATGCCACCCGATCAATTGATGGGTGCCAAATGAGGCGTAACATAATCAAATATTGTGCTGTCTTCTGATTTTACATGGAATCAAACATAATAATTTGCAACGATCTTTCATGGTGTTATGGAAAGTTACCTTTGGCGGTTTGGTTGGCAGGCGAATTAAAAAGTAGCAATAAGAAAAGTACTCCTACATGGCACGTTGAAATTTATAATAACTCAAAACACAAAAACATTTGATGCAAGAGTTTCCATGAGGTTGGACTCATTGGAATTTTGCAATACAAAATGGATTCTAGAAAGTATTTCTATGATTCCAATGCTCCAAAATTCCTACAAATTCTCTTTCAACTGCAGAACCTATTGTTTCAGGTTATGCACGGCTACATCTAACAACTCCATTCAGACCAAAACATCAGGAATAAAACCCACTTTGTCATGGCATGGCCTGCTTCCCGGATGGATCAATGTCTCTTGCCTTCccttcttccttccttcctttctTCCTTCCTTCCCTTCTTCCTTCATTCCAGGAGGAGTTCCAAACTAGAAGAAGAGATAGCCGATCATTTTCTGAGCCTTTGATCAGACGAAGCCATGAGCGTGGCTACAGCCGGCGGCCAACATGAGCAGCATGAACTCGACGAGCAGAGCGAACTTTCGCTACTCCATGATCCAAAATAGCAAGATGCCCCAGAATGATCACTTTGTGCTCCTGTGACCTGCTGAAGCCATGAGCGTTGCTACAGCCGCGACGAACATGAGCAGCATCAACACGAGCAGAGTGTAGGTTTTCTTGGACGACTTGCGGTACTCCCCGAATAGCACGATGCCCCAGAATGTGCTCACAAGTGGCAATGCCTGATGTTGAACAGCAATGCAGAAACAGTTAGATTCATATCCATAGGTGCAGACAAGAGTCCTCTTCTCTCTAAATATCCTTCTTGAAAGTTGCTAACATCTTATTTAAAAGTTAAAAATTATATTTACCACAGGATAGGATACTTTTTAGAGATTCAGTAGTATTCTTTTAACATCTTGAATCATACAGAATGTAACCATGCTTTTTTTTACTGTGCTGGATGCGAGCATGCATATAAGAAAGAACGACTAGAGATTGAATCAACAAACAAACCTCAACAGCATCAGCAGCAGCATAACCAGCAGCCTGCCCACCCATGAACTGGAAGCCATTGCCGAAGCCACAAAGCAAGCCGGCGAGGAGAGCCCACTGCCTGCCTTCCCAGTCACTCAGATAGGCCTTGAAGGACGACTTTGGCACGCCGGCCATCGGGCGGTAGAGGAACAAGATGTTGAGCCCGACACCGATGACAAAGCACGACACGGAGAAGTAAAAGAAGGCAGTGTACACAACCAGGTGCGGGACGCCGTCTTTCAAGGTGTGCCACTGGTCATTGGTGGCGAGGTTGAGTGCTGGGGAGAAGAGCGAGAGGCACACCCCGGCAAAGAAAACCAGCCCAAGCCCCTTGAGGGTGCTCGACCCAAACACCTGGAAAAataatcaacaagtttgattagaTCACTTCACTTCATCGGTGTTGCAAAAATCCAGTACTATCTGATTTTTGCTCTCTGAAATAAAATGGCTTGTGACAGAATTAGTACGATTTTTACCTTAACCGAACGCCGCCCTTCGAGCTCAATTAGGTATTCTGCAGTTCCTGCTTCAGCTCTGGTGGCCTCTTCTGCATAAGCTCCATTCTCTATGTCCACCTCTAGTGCATCTGAAATAGGCAAAGTTAGCAACTAGAATCTGCAACTGCAATACATCAACAGCACCAGTAGTCATGCATGCACCATATATACCTTGTTTGCTTGGCTCCATACCTCCATTTTTCCTGTTAAATTAGACATTATAACAATGGTCAGAGCAGCAGCAACCAAAAGACGTAAATGGTTTCCAAGATTGACACCTAATGCACCTAGCCGATGTAAGTGAGTGGGTGGGACGGAAAAAATGTGCAAGAAAGTGAGATGTTACCCAAGGTTGTAGCCATTTGTGGATTCACTTAGTTTTTCTTCATTATCAGCTGCATTAGAAGAGTGTACAGCAGTCCCAAGGATGACTGCAACAAGGAAGCAAGCCACTCCAGTGAAAAGAATATCCGCCCTGTTGATGCGGTTGTCCAGGAAATAATTCAGTGTTGTGCCTGAAAATACAAGACGCGTTAATAATGAGTGGAATTCTTTGAGGACACACGATAATAGCAGAGCTAACAGgtaatttggtgcatcggtttAGTTAACCGGAAATGTTCATTTTCAGATGTCAGCTGTACTCATATCTTCAAATCTGTTCATATCTTGAGCTGTTTTTAATAAATGAGCTGCCTACGATTGACAGACACTTTTTTCAAGCAACTAGAACCGTCAGATAAACTTAAACAAACTAGTGCTAACCTAGTAATTCAGTCTCTCATGTAATTTTGCTTAATAAAAGAAGATTATGATCAAGAATGGGCTGTACATGCATCACATGTATCATCAGAAACATATATAAccagaaaaataataataagaatgTTTACAAACTTACCTATTACAACAACCATGCTTGCGCAGATAACCTCAGTAACCGAGAGACCCACATATGCCCAAGCATACTGTGTAGAAAGGTTCCCAATACTGAGCACAAGGCCCCCTGCCATTGCAAACAATACTGAAGGCCAGCTATCCTTCATAAAAAAAAATCATTCAGAGTCAGCAACCCGAATGAAAAATTGTCTGTATCAACAGGAAGTTGTTGCACAAATAAATAAATGCATGAATACTTGTAGACAGCTAATTAACCTGACTGAGCTGGGTGAAGAAATTGGGCATGTTTTGCTTGCTCTCCCCAAGCTGGCCCAGGGTAAGCGCGATGAGGACCGCGGCGAGGAGGTTGGTGATCGAGTAATCGAGGTACGTGTGCTGCGGCAGCCGTCCCCTGCGCTCCAAGAGGGTGAGCAATGCTGGCCATGTGCCCAAGAAGAGGAGGGCGGCACACATGAGAGCAATGGCACTGCCCTTGTCTTCTACGACGAACATCTTGAGAGGCCTTGTTTGATGGAGAGCACGCGATTCGGTTCAGTAGGGGGGCAGGCATCAATCAGTTGAGAGATTGGAATTTATTCTGGATACACATGACATGCATGATCAATGAGCACACTGATTCTTCATTATCAATTGAGATTTGATTTTTCAGGTTGCGAATTGGAATTAATTATGGATACACGTGATCAGTGAGCACACTGATTTCTTCATCATCCATTGAGATTTGATATTTTCAAGTTACGAATCTGGAATTGATTCTGGATATTCAATGAGCACactgatttttttcgcaaaacaccGAAATAAATAAATGAACACACTGATTTCTTCATCCCTGCAAAGCTTGCATGGAACTGAATGATTTGGGGCACTCGCTACACGGAGTAAAAATGTcataacaaaacaaaacaaaataaattacCACATGTCCATCAGATTAATGATCATGAAACTACCACATATCAGATTCACTTGAAGTTCAACTCGATGTGCACGAGTTTAGCATGCTCTCTCCGCCCGCCCAGAATACTAGCTAATCTATGTGTTCGTCGGCGAGGACGCCGGCCTCTCGCTCCATGGTCCCCGGCTTTATCGGAGAGTATATTCATGTGCAAGGAGGAGGATGAGCGGGGTAAGTAGGAAGAGATAcgtacccgccgccgccggagttggaGAAGACGATCCTGAACAAGTTGTGTACTACGTATGTTGCTCCCCTGCCTGCGACCTGCGTTGCTATTGCCTATATATATGTTGACACCGGTGGCGGTATTTTTGCTAGTCTTCCTTGTCGATTACGGTAACAGCAGGCGCGGTTTGTCTGTGATTCTCCCTGTTCTTCGTGTCCTCTGCAGTCACGTTGTTAACCCACGGCACGGGTGCTGTAGCATCGATATCAGCCATCCAATTTCAATCTCACGGCTGTCATCCCCCCACCCAATTATGTTAATAAATACTACCTCCATCCCGAAatagttgtcatcaaaatgaataatctatccggacggagggagtagtatatttctgtattatttatttacATTTATATTTATACTTATTATTGCTTATAAAAGCGCCAGTTGTAATTCTATGAAGCCATTCAATTTAGTGTACACAACACAACCAGCGCCCTACGATCTAAGGCATTTAATCGTATCGAAGACTCCATTTGGCTTCCGTGGTGTATCACCAAATCCAACGGCCCAAATTCAAGTGACAGCAATTGCATTTGATCTCCTGAATTAACTTTTCCTAATTTATTGCACGCACGCATGACATTGATTTACTCTTCTTAGGCAAACTCTAGCCAATCCCCTATAACCGGTTACAGAAGTAAAAATCTGATTTTACTCCTCTAATCAGGACCTAGCCGAACCCCTAAAATCCATGGAGGATATTTTTTTCTCCACCGCTTATTCGGCGTCTATATTAACTCCCCCGCTAGTCGGCGGAGTAAATACCCCCACCCTCAtctgcctctcctcctccctcatcCCTGCTGCCGGCAAcaacctcccccctccccctcgatgttccttccccccccccccccaatggccGGATCTCGTGGCCGCGGGTCCCCGACGCCCATCCGCAGCGCGGATCCGCGCCACGAGCGAACCGTTGGTGCGTCCTCGACTCAACTTCCCATGGGGCCTGGGGCCGCTACCAGGGCTGGTGAGTGCGTCGCTGGTTATGGAGGACCGGGAGGCGAGGGAGCGGATCGCGGCAAAGCCCCCGACAAGGAGTACATGGCGGACCTCCGTCGCCAATACctgagctcgtggaggcggagcacaAGATCTTCAGAGAACGCACAACGGAGGTTggggcagcggggggggggggggggggtcatcgaCGTCTCAAGCGGCAAGGAGGACGGCGGCGCCGACGAGGATCTTCCCTGACTGTGGCGACAACGGCACAGGTCCGGACCGCGTGGGCGGTGGGATTTCGCGCGTGGAGTAGCTCGGCCTCTACAAGTCCGACGATTAAGGTTTTAGACTATGCTTCAGTGGTTTATCGAATCTTTGTTCATTTATACTTAAAATTTGATTTTTACTCTGTTAAATATAGGAGATCGGCTAGAACCGACTAAATTTAGCGGAGTAAATATAGTTCATTAAAGTTTACTCTGTCCGTTTTCCTTCTCTatttttaggggatcggctagagttGGCCGCGTAGGCGTAGATTTGTGCAGCAACAACCTTTCTGTCCATGATGCAAGTGTGTTCATCTCATTCCACCACTCTCTGATATCGATAGCCTCTTGTGCATGAGCCGCCAGTGCAGGACTATCAGACCAATCTGCAAGAAGTAGCCAGACAGAGATAGCACAAGGGCATTGCAGAATAAGGTGCAGGGGCGATTCATCGGCTTGGTCACAGAGGTTGCAGGCACCATTTTGGGGAATTCCACGCATCGCCAAACTGTGGCATGAAGCCAAAGCCACATGAAGAAGCGGCACTTTGCTCGACCTAGGCTTGTCAAATCTGAAGAGGGCGACAGAACCAATAGTTGGGAGCGGTACGCACATGCAGAAGTGTACACCTGAGAGCTGTTCCAAACCCCGCGGATGGTGTCTTCGGGTAATCTGGTTCAGAGGCAGCCATGGCTTGGGTTCTGTGGGCACCGAAATCATGTGCAGACCAAGCATACTATTTTTTGATTGAGGATAACTTATATGCTGTGCATGGATCACCCAAGTAGTACGTTTTCAACTTATTTTGTGACTGGTAATATCTGACGGGATTTGGGGTGTAGCAAGATGCATGCATGAATTGTTTCTCTGTGCAGAATGATTTGTAACAATCTAGTAGATCACAAATTTGATCCATTTACTATCAATCTGTAATCTTTTCTTGACATGCAGATTCACCTGAAGATCCAGAACATTAAAAAAAAAACGAGAAACAGAGAAATTAGAAGACACGGCAGATCCTGAGTCTATCCTAGAAAGCATTCGCAGCAAGGTTGCCCTGACTGAACGTGCGTCGTTTTGGGATTTGGGGTGGAGTAAGACGCATGCAtggatgctctttgtttctctgtGCAGATAGATTTTGTACCAGGCCAAATGTGAAGCAACATCAAACCATGCAAAACTTGGATTTTCTGTACTCTGTTTCCTCTGCACAACAACATGATAATCTAAGTATTGTAGCCTGATCAATCACCAGACAAAGATCCCACAGCAAAATGCCAGCATTGCACGAGGGCCAATGCACACGAAATACATTGATCTTTCACTGAACAAACTGGATTCAAAACTAGTATTTAAATTTACATGCTTTTTTCAACACTCTGCAGGGGGGATATGAATTTACATGTTCAAAACCTATGGTAAATGACGGGTGCATCAGTTACTCTACAACTCACAAATCTGCTGCAATAGCTAACAGAAGGCAAGAACCTTCAACTGAACCTCTTTCAGTGCTAGGGGAAGACGAGGCAGCAGTGTCAGCTTGGGGAGGAAGATCTTCAGCTGAGCACGTATCAACACATATCAGCAGCCAATATTGCAAGGTAAATAAAGTTTGATACTGGTCGATTCATCTATTATAAAAAGCTCGATTTCGAAACGTCAAATGAATCAGAATAACCACGATGACTAAACTTAGAATACATCTCTTGCATTTGCTACTAGAAGAAGGGACAAGTGTATAGAAGAAAGAAAACATTACGCAGGCCAACCATCAGTTTTAAAAAGCTTGATTTTGTATTCCTCAAAGAAAATCTCAGGAATATCTTGTTTTAGCACCATTTGACCAGCCCATCAAAAAACATCACACAAGAGGAAGGGTCACTACTAAGATTCAGTGGGCTATGGATTTCTGACAGGCTGAGCTTCAATTTTAAAAAGCGGAATTTTGAAACATCAAGTGTGTGAGAATAAACAGAAGAGTCCTCATTTGCTAGAAACATCTCCATTCTAAGTAAAATAAGATGTTGAACGACTAACCCTCAAAACATATTGCACAAAATAACACAAAAGCAAAATGCACAAATAGGACTATGTAAGCAGAAATTAATGGATCAGATTTCTGGCTTGGAACCCTCTAACGAGGATTACATGAGCGCCCCAGTATAATCATAGTCGATCATTTGGGGAAAGGATCCTCACATCCATTCAATATTCAATTTCTGATAAACAAAAAAAAACAGGGTGGCGAACATAAACAAAGATGGATCCGATTTCTGGCTTGGGATCCCTACGGGATTACAGTTGCGCATAGTATAATCCATCATTCAGGGAATCCTCACTACCATTAAGTTTACAAATCAGAACAGATAAACAAAGGAAAAATACAAACAGAAAAAAGAGGGCTAGAGAATGTCGGATGAGATGGATCAGATTTCTGGCTTGGAATCCTCTGATAAAGGATTACATTTGCGCATAGTATAATCATAGTCGATCAGCTGGGGAAAGGATCCTCAATTCCATCTAAATGTTGGAAGCCCAATGTTTAGACACAGCATATGCACCCAAACTACACCTCCAACATTGGTATAAGAAGCTCGGAAATAAAACAAAACCAGAAATTCGGACATTTTTGTAATGTTACAAAATGTGCCAGAAGACAGGTAACACGATGCAGTTTGATAAAGCACCGTGCTGTTTAATACTGGCTGGTGTTTCTGTTCATCTATGCTTCTCTCTACAGGATGACCAAACTGTTAACAACAGGCCATTCTTCCAGTTGTGAAGCAACAAACACAAAACTTTTGTTCAGTAATCAAGCATAAAAAGCACAAAATCCAGTTCTGGGGGATGAACAATATGATCAAATATATCCTCAGTTCAGGTCTCCAAATTACTTCCGCACCGGGCCATCAGATGGCACATCAGAAGAACGAAAGTATTTAGTTTGATCATCATCGGACAGTTTTTAAACATCAGATCAATGAGAAAACCATCAAACCCGGTGGAAGATTCATAATAAAATTCAATCTCTAAAATTTAAACATAGATCACATCAGAATCACAGAACACAAAAGTTCTATTTTGGAGAAAATATGGTAGGTGGACATCAGAATCACACATTTTCACAGCATGGCACACAGAGTGCACCAATCAGTCCCGAAAGATGGTGTGTTTTGTTTGTGGATTTCATCACTGTCCAGCCATATTTACTCGATGATGCAGAAAAGAAAATATATATGGTAAATAACAGAATCAAGAACAAACAAAATATCAGACTACGTACCTAAAGAATTTTGGAAgttctccctccgtttttatttactctgcatattagagttgactgaagtcaaacttcgtaaagtttgaccaagtttatagaaaaaaatataaacatttacagtaacaaatctatatgatgtgaaagtacattcaataataaatctaatagttttgatttgttattgtataatttaatatttttgtttataaacttggtcaaagtttataaagcttgactttgaccaaagctaatatgcggactaaataaaaacagagggagtattaaaaaAATACATACTTAAGAGCTGGTCAAACAATGTTCTGAATCTAAGAGTGCTACACCTCACAAACAATTGAGTGTTCGCTTTCATCCACCAAATGAATGAAGGAGCAACAAAAtcagaaacaaaacaaaaacctAAAGAAATAAAATCATAGACTAGGCAAAATATGGACATATTCTTATTCTTGCGTTAATAAATGTGCCCGAAGACAGGTAACACAACACGATTTGATATAATAAACACTGAACATTTTCGCATTGCCAACTACAAGAGCAAAACATGATATAAACAACATTGTTTTGGGGCGGGAAGAAGACATAATAAAGAATTTCCTCAATTCAGGTCTCCAAATTGCTTCCGCACCGCGCCATGAGATGGCGCATCAAAAGAACGAAAGTATTTAGTTTGATCGTCATTGGAAAGTATTTAGGTTGCTCTCCAGAGAACAAGATAGTAATATAGTAATAAAAAACAAGTAAATTTCCCAAAAGCAACCTCAGAGCATTTGTATAATTGTATCAACAGATTAGTATTTTTCAGAGAAGGCTGCCAAATAGCAAAACACaaatagagaagaaaaaaaagaataacACTCTTCGATCCATATGAAAGAAAACACCCTAGCAAAAAAATTTAAACTGCACTATCCTCAGTTCAGGTCTCCCTTTCTTCCAAATAGAGAATTTCAGAACAAGGAAAGTACCATGGTGAATGATGGTCGAGCTGTCAGAGACTGCATTCTAGATAAATACATCTACATCAAGCAAAAGAATAGTACAGCAAAAGTGAAGAAAGAACATCAATGAACAACAGAAGATCATGGGTAGACCAGGGACAATAGAAGATCGAATCGGCGGCCCTCAAGGATTATGCTTATGATGTTCATCAACTAAGTAAACTCAGGTCTCAAAGATGTGCCATCACTGGACTCGCAGAACTGACTGAACTTAAGAGAAAAGGAACTTAAAACCATCAAACATACAACGATAAGCACGGGCGATTAGCAGTAGGCGAAGTACATTCCATAAAGTATAGCCCTTTTGGAAAATTCAAGCCTGGTGAAATATAACAGAGGGATTGAATCATCAAGGAGACCGAGTCACATGATTCTGCACAAAAAGTGCTGTTCAACATGAACTAACACTCGAAAGCTGTCCTCAGAGTTACGGAATGACAGCATGGACGCATAGTGCAAGGAAGGAATAAGCAGCATCAGCTCTCAAGCCTGGCAAGGCAAAAGCTCTTAGGCGAAACTGCAAATGTTTTGAGAAACAGGCCTTAAATTTATCATCACTACCATAAATTTCCCAGCAGCAAAACATCTACAAATATATCAGAGAGCCATTAAGTCCCAGGATCCGTTCAGTGCCAGGAAACtgtttaatggcccaatatgcttgtAGATACCAGAGAAGGATCATTATGCCCAAGTTAGATTAGTTTTAatggttttgctaaagcacatctagatgtgccataagtattagCACATCTAAATTATATGCCATTGATTTTAGGTGAAGATTCGTGCGATATTTTCTTTTCTCCCTTTCTATTTCATTTTATTCTTGCTTTGAgttacttagatgtgcaataactaggaaACATCTAGATGTGTTCTAGACAGATCCTAATtttaataaatactccctccgttcctaaatataagtctttttagagattccactgtGGA
This window of the Triticum aestivum cultivar Chinese Spring chromosome 5D, IWGSC CS RefSeq v2.1, whole genome shotgun sequence genome carries:
- the LOC123124216 gene encoding pentatricopeptide repeat-containing protein At3g53700, chloroplastic-like, yielding MAGHLAKNPFLLLLQPRRLCTAAASSSAAAGELAPSPVVEEIPRDDDLAEESRSRLVRDTCKLLELRGSWTPKLEAQLRHLLRVLSPPQVRAVLRAQAQTDARAAFEFFRWADRQWRYRHALEAFDEMLSPLSHTRLHDPARHVMRLMIRRRMRRRTQQFAHLMLSYSCAGKLRSAMRVLQLMQKDGCAPDISICNVAVNVLVFAGCIDKALEFSDRMRRVGVELDVVPYNCLIKGLCSVRRVVEALEMIGVMLQNGCPPDKIIYYTVMAEVRGLLRRMRNDAGLFPDQVTYNMLIHVLAKHGHADEALEFLRESEGKRFRVDGHAVVHSFCLNGRMTEAKEIVSEMISKECHPDVVTYSAVVDGFCRIGEIDQARKMMKHMYKNGCKPNIVRHTALLNGLCKAGKTSEARELLNNSAEEWWTPSDITYSVVMHGFRREGKLKESCDVVTQMLQKGFFPTTVESNLLIHASCLHSSRTRRVRTLKVL
- the LOC123124217 gene encoding ureide permease 1-like — its product is MFVVEDKGSAIALMCAALLFLGTWPALLTLLERRGRLPQHTYLDYSITNLLAAVLIALTLGQLGESKQNMPNFFTQLSQDSWPSVLFAMAGGLVLSIGNLSTQYAWAYVGLSVTEVICASMVVVIGTTLNYFLDNRINRADILFTGVACFLVAVILGTAVHSSNAADNEEKLSESTNGYNLGKNGGMEPSKQDALEVDIENGAYAEEATRAEAGTAEYLIELEGRRSVKVFGSSTLKGLGLVFFAGVCLSLFSPALNLATNDQWHTLKDGVPHLVVYTAFFYFSVSCFVIGVGLNILFLYRPMAGVPKSSFKAYLSDWEGRQWALLAGLLCGFGNGFQFMGGQAAGYAAADAVEALPLVSTFWGIVLFGEYRKSSKKTYTLLVLMLLMFVAAVATLMASAGHRSTK